One segment of Theobroma cacao cultivar B97-61/B2 chromosome 9, Criollo_cocoa_genome_V2, whole genome shotgun sequence DNA contains the following:
- the LOC18590268 gene encoding protein phosphatase 1 regulatory subunit 7 isoform X1, producing the protein MARLTKEQLLKDKQTHDPNSITSLSLDHKALSDVSCLAEFKNLERLDLAFNNLTSLEGLKSCINLKWLSVVQNKLQTLIGIEGLTKLTVLNAGKNKLRSMEEVRPLVNLRALILNDNEIVSICGLDGMKDLNTLVLSRNPISEIGDSLVKLKSVTKLSVSNCQIQDIKSSLKSCIELKELRLAHNDIKSLPAELSYNKKLQNLDLGNNLITRWSDLKALGSLVNLKNLNLQGNPIAEKDKLAKKVKKLLPTLHIFNARPIDKSIKNKMGEIVNIASHNAANKEEIHKEEKKDQKGKKNPKFQVSVQRQDINLDNATGHDAEKESKRKRKKGNDKLSTEVPVDEDDIIVEKEEKKKKSKGEQENVSLLGLEKEFIQKGRKTNDKLLKKEASVHEGEDGIIVEEEPKKKKLGKRAELDIIDDGGASFTELFTTDVADPKDDGERKIFETSGQVKKSTGSLVTYPVKKKKSKRGVLPELQLAPAVEVGMGGASTWDDE; encoded by the exons ATGGCTCGCTTGACCAAAGAGCAACTCTTGAAAGACAAACAGACCCATGATCCCAACTCCAtcacctctctctctctcgacCACAAAGCTCTCTCCGAT GTTTCTTGCTTGGCTGAATTCAAAAACCTAGAAAGACTCGACCTGGCCTTTAACAATCTCACTTCACTCGAg GGATTGAAGTCCTGCATTAATTTGAAATGGTTATCAGTTGTTCAAAACAAATTGCAAACTTTGATAGGAATTGAAGGACTCACTAAGCTGACT GTGTTGAATGCAGGCAAAAATAAGCTTAGATCAATGGAAGAGGTTAGGCCACTTGTGAATTTACGCGCATTAATTTTGAATG ACAACGAGATTGTTTCAATATGTGGCCTTGATGGAATGAAAGACTTGAACACTCTTG TGCTTTCTAGAAATCCTATCAGTGAAATTGGTGATTCGCTTGTCAAGCTGAAATCTGTCACAAAG CTTTCTGTGTCTAACTGCCAAATTCAAGATATCAAGTCTTCACTCAAGTCCTGCATTGAATTAAAAGAGCTTCGACTTGCTCACAATGATATCAAA AGTCTCCCAGCAGAGTTGTCTTATAATaagaaacttcaaaatttGGACTTGGGAAATAACTTGATCACTAGATGGTCAGATTTGAAG GCACTGGGTTCATTAGTTAATCTGAAGAATCTCAATCTACAAGGAAACCCTATAGCTGAAAAGGATAAATTAGCAAAGAAG GTTAAAAAGTTACTGCCTACCTTGCACATATTCAATGCTAGACCAATtgataaaagtataaaaaataaaatgggtgAAATTGTTAACATTGCTTCACATAATGCTGCTAACAAGGAGGAAATTCATAAGGAGGAGAAAAAGGAtcagaaagggaaaaaaaatcccAAATTTCAGGTGTCTGTTCAAAGACAGGATATTAATCTTGATAATGCTACGGGTCATGATGCTGAGAAAGAATCGAAgaggaaaaggaagaaaggaaatgaCAAGCTGTCAACAGAAGTTCCAGTAGATGAGGATGATATCATTGttgagaaggaagaaaagaagaaaaaatcaaagggGGAACAGGAAAATGTGAGTCTTCTTGGTTTGGAGAAAGAATTTATACAAAAAGGGAGGAAAACAAATGATAAGCTCCTGAAGAAAGAAGCTTCAGTGCACGAGGGTGAGGATGGTATCATAGTTGAAGAGGaaccaaagaagaaaaaattaggGAAACGGGCCGAACTTGACATTATTGATGATGGAGGTGCCTCTTTCACAGAGCTGTTCACAACTGATGTTGCAGATCCGAAAGATGATGGTGAAAGGAAGATATTTGAAACATCTGGTCAAGTTAAGAAATCGACTGGTAGTTTAGTTACTTACcctgtgaaaaagaagaaaagtaaacGTGGTGTGCTTCCTGAACTTCAATTGGCCCCAGCAGTTGAAGTTGGAATGGGCGGGGCATCAACCTGGGATGATGAGTGA
- the LOC18590268 gene encoding leucine-rich repeat-containing protein 59 isoform X2 produces MEEVRPLVNLRALILNDNEIVSICGLDGMKDLNTLVLSRNPISEIGDSLVKLKSVTKLSVSNCQIQDIKSSLKSCIELKELRLAHNDIKSLPAELSYNKKLQNLDLGNNLITRWSDLKALGSLVNLKNLNLQGNPIAEKDKLAKKVKKLLPTLHIFNARPIDKSIKNKMGEIVNIASHNAANKEEIHKEEKKDQKGKKNPKFQVSVQRQDINLDNATGHDAEKESKRKRKKGNDKLSTEVPVDEDDIIVEKEEKKKKSKGEQENVSLLGLEKEFIQKGRKTNDKLLKKEASVHEGEDGIIVEEEPKKKKLGKRAELDIIDDGGASFTELFTTDVADPKDDGERKIFETSGQVKKSTGSLVTYPVKKKKSKRGVLPELQLAPAVEVGMGGASTWDDE; encoded by the exons ATGGAAGAGGTTAGGCCACTTGTGAATTTACGCGCATTAATTTTGAATG ACAACGAGATTGTTTCAATATGTGGCCTTGATGGAATGAAAGACTTGAACACTCTTG TGCTTTCTAGAAATCCTATCAGTGAAATTGGTGATTCGCTTGTCAAGCTGAAATCTGTCACAAAG CTTTCTGTGTCTAACTGCCAAATTCAAGATATCAAGTCTTCACTCAAGTCCTGCATTGAATTAAAAGAGCTTCGACTTGCTCACAATGATATCAAA AGTCTCCCAGCAGAGTTGTCTTATAATaagaaacttcaaaatttGGACTTGGGAAATAACTTGATCACTAGATGGTCAGATTTGAAG GCACTGGGTTCATTAGTTAATCTGAAGAATCTCAATCTACAAGGAAACCCTATAGCTGAAAAGGATAAATTAGCAAAGAAG GTTAAAAAGTTACTGCCTACCTTGCACATATTCAATGCTAGACCAATtgataaaagtataaaaaataaaatgggtgAAATTGTTAACATTGCTTCACATAATGCTGCTAACAAGGAGGAAATTCATAAGGAGGAGAAAAAGGAtcagaaagggaaaaaaaatcccAAATTTCAGGTGTCTGTTCAAAGACAGGATATTAATCTTGATAATGCTACGGGTCATGATGCTGAGAAAGAATCGAAgaggaaaaggaagaaaggaaatgaCAAGCTGTCAACAGAAGTTCCAGTAGATGAGGATGATATCATTGttgagaaggaagaaaagaagaaaaaatcaaagggGGAACAGGAAAATGTGAGTCTTCTTGGTTTGGAGAAAGAATTTATACAAAAAGGGAGGAAAACAAATGATAAGCTCCTGAAGAAAGAAGCTTCAGTGCACGAGGGTGAGGATGGTATCATAGTTGAAGAGGaaccaaagaagaaaaaattaggGAAACGGGCCGAACTTGACATTATTGATGATGGAGGTGCCTCTTTCACAGAGCTGTTCACAACTGATGTTGCAGATCCGAAAGATGATGGTGAAAGGAAGATATTTGAAACATCTGGTCAAGTTAAGAAATCGACTGGTAGTTTAGTTACTTACcctgtgaaaaagaagaaaagtaaacGTGGTGTGCTTCCTGAACTTCAATTGGCCCCAGCAGTTGAAGTTGGAATGGGCGGGGCATCAACCTGGGATGATGAGTGA
- the LOC18590269 gene encoding F-box protein At3g07870, whose protein sequence is MQGWSKFEIPDMVTMDILSKLPVKSLARFRCVCKPWSSSFRTSDFITKHHQNNLTNNNLNLLLKRCHGNTRNDIHYFSALSTEKGENFSVTENIHLPFFENCWYAPVVSGPCNGLLCLHDAGKAALWNPSTREFKILPRSSVNRPPSVDSTSFGCLGFGFDSITDDYKVVRFVTNYFDENEEEGGLADWIHQVELYSLKSDSWKEISVPEAHPYASPLFNNYVNGSYYWQATGNSDYLILSFDMANENFSTLPLPTFGGSLAQYYLQLLDFNGSLGAIVYPREGTEKSIDLWVMNGSWTRQFSIESVSGVERPLGFWKNGELFLESSNHELVLFDPATRELKNLGIHAYQNTMQLIAYVESLVPINGRSEQEEHIIRRRAGDASNRY, encoded by the coding sequence ATGCAAGGGTGGAGCAAATTTGAAATACCGGACATGGTGACGATGGACATCCTCTCAAAGCTTCCAGTTAAATCCCTGGCACGTTTCAGGTGCGTTTGCAAGCCttggtcttcttcttttcGGACCTCTGATTTCATTACTAAACATCACCAGAACAACCTCACAAACAACAACCTTAATCTCCTCCTCAAACGTTGTCATGGCAACACCCGTAATGACATCCATTATTTCTCTGCACTCTCAACAGAAAAAGGGGAAAACTTTTCAGTAACAGAGAACATTCATTTACCCTTTTTTGAGAATTGTTGGTATGCCCCTGTAGTTTCTGGTCCTTGTAATGGATTACTTTGTTTACATGATGCTGGTAAAGCTGCCCTTTGGAACCCATCGACCAGAGAGTTTAAAATCCTTCCTCGATCCTCAGTCAACCGCCCTCCTTCGGTAGATTCCACTAGTTTCGGTTGCCTTGGATTTGGTTTTGATTCTATAACTGATGACTACAAAGTTGTAAGATTTGTTACTAATTATTTTGATGAGAATGAAGAGGAAGGCGGGCTAGCTGATTGGATCCACCAAGTTGAGTTGTATTCACTGAAAAGTGATTCCTGGAAGGAAATTTCAGTTCCTGAGGCACATCCTTACGCATCACCTTTATTCAATAATTACGTAAATGGGTCTTATTATTGGCAGGCAACTGGGAATTCTGATTACCTTATTCTTTCATTTGACATGGCTAATGAAAACTTTTCAACTTTACCTTTGCCAACATTTGGTGGGTCTTTAGCACAATATTATTTGCAACTTTTGGACTTTAATGGATCGCTTGGTGCTATTGTATACCCTAGGGAGGGAACTGAAAAGTCTATCGATTTATGGGTTATGAATGGATCATGGACTAGACAATTCAGTATTGAATCTGTTTCTGGAGTTGAGAGGCCATTGGGGTTTTGGAAGAACGGTGAATTATTTCTGGAGAGCTCAAACCACGAACTAGTGCTGTTTGATCCTGCCACTCGAGAACTTAAGAATCTTGGTATCCATGCTTATCAGAATACAATGCAGCTTATTGCTTATGTCGAGAGCTTGGTTCCAATCAATGGAAGATCAGAGCAGGAGGAACATATAATTCGTCGGCGGGCCGGAGATGCATCAAATAGATATTGA